Genomic window (Planktothrix serta PCC 8927):
AGTTGCGGTGGAGTCACGATTGAACAGCTAAAAAAATACGTTGAGCAACAAACAACCCCAGAAAATTAATGGGATTGACGGGAATTTTCTCGGTTTTGACAACATAAATAAATTCGGCATAAAAACAACGATTACGAGGTAAAATCCGAATCTCTTTGATGTCTTTCCATTCTAGGTTTGATGGCTTATGAAGATAAATCTCTCCCAGTCCAAACCATGCTTTTACCTGTTGCCCTAGTGGAATTCTGATTCCCTCTGGGGTTAACTTTAGCCACCTGACGGGATAGGAAACCGTAAAAAAACCCTGCTTTCTATATTTAGGAGGACGGGGTTTTTCTGTTAATTTCCCACTTTTCCAAAGTTTAAGGAGTTCCTTGTAAGAACTCATGGCTGACGCTACACTATTGCAGGTTTGTTGGGCTGATGAAACATACATGGCTTTGAAATGTCGATTATAACTTCCAGACATCTCAGAACAAATAGCAGCCCGTTTAACAAATGTTCCGGTCTTAAACAGCATTTGTCTTGCGTAGTAAAGGGCGCAATTATATACCTTGTTCGATTCAGAGCATAGATACTCTATAACGGCCCTAGTATTAGGGGTGGTATGAATTAAGTTTTGCTGACATCCATACATGGTTTGTCGCTTTCTGTATACTGATCAACATTGTAGAGCATCAATTAAAAATTGACCCTGAGAAAGAAAAGTTTTGAGTATCAACACTACAATCACTCTGTCATCTATTTATCGAGTTGCCTAGTTTATGGAGTAAAAGTTATTTTTTGAGTACCGTAGGAAATGTTAGTGCTGAAACAATACAGAAATATATTGAAGATCCTAGCGGTTAAAACCACTTGAGTCGCTTTTCCACCTCGCTCTGAAGAGGCGAGGCTACCAAGCATTCCATACTTCTCTTGTGTAACAATAGTGAATTGTCGATTTTTTTCGTTTGGAGTTTTGGAGAATGGCGCGTTTAGCTTTATTGAGTGTATCTGACAAACGAGGACTGATTGAGTTTGCCAAAAGCCTAGTTGAAGAATTGGGTTTCGATTTAATCAGTAGTGGGGGCACAGCAACGGCCTTAAAAGCAGCAGGACTTCCGGTTACAAAAGTCTCCGATTATACCGGATTTCCTGAAATTTTAGGAGGACGAGTCAAAACCCTCCATCCTCGGATTCATGGGGGGATTTTAGCGCGGCGAGATCTGCCACAAGATGTCAGCGAATTAGAAACCCATCAGATTCGGCCAATTGATTTAGTGGTAGTGAATCTTTATCCCTTTGAACAAACCATTGCTAAACCGGATGTAACCTTAACAGATGCCATCGAAAATATTGATATTGGTGGCCCGACGTTATTACGCGCATCGGCTAAAAATTATGCCCATTTAACCGTATTATGTAACCCCGAACAATATGGAAGTTATTTAGAAGAATTTCGTCACAAAAAGGGAGAAATTGCTTTTGAATTTCGACAACATTGTGCTTTAAAAGCCTTTCAACATACGGGAGCTTATGATCGGGCGATCGCAGCTTATTTAGAACAACAAGAACTCAGCGAAGCATCCCCTTTACCCCAAAGTTTTGTCTTAGCAGGAACCCAAATTCAAGCCTTACGATATGGCGAAAATCCCCATCAAGCAGCGGCTTGGTATCAAACCGGAACTCAACCCACAGGTTGGGCATCGGGTCAAATTTTGCAAGGCAAACCCTTAAGTTATAATAACTTAGTGGATTTAGAAGCAGCTAGACGAATTATCTGTGAGTTTCCTGATCAACCTGCTGCTGCAATTTTAAAACATACGAATCCCTGTGGTGTTGCGGTTGCGAATAGCTTAGTTACCGCTTATGAAAAAGCCTTTAATGCTGATTCAACTTCTGCTTTTGGGGGAATTGTAGCGTTAAATCGTGCCCTTGATTCAGAGACAGCCAAGGCATTAAGCAAAACCTTTTTAGAGTGTATTGTTGCCCCCAGTTGTGAGCCAGAAGCCGCACAAATTCTCAAGAAAAAATCTAATCTCCGGGTGTTAATCTTACCGGATTTAA
Coding sequences:
- the purH gene encoding bifunctional phosphoribosylaminoimidazolecarboxamide formyltransferase/IMP cyclohydrolase translates to MARLALLSVSDKRGLIEFAKSLVEELGFDLISSGGTATALKAAGLPVTKVSDYTGFPEILGGRVKTLHPRIHGGILARRDLPQDVSELETHQIRPIDLVVVNLYPFEQTIAKPDVTLTDAIENIDIGGPTLLRASAKNYAHLTVLCNPEQYGSYLEEFRHKKGEIAFEFRQHCALKAFQHTGAYDRAIAAYLEQQELSEASPLPQSFVLAGTQIQALRYGENPHQAAAWYQTGTQPTGWASGQILQGKPLSYNNLVDLEAARRIICEFPDQPAAAILKHTNPCGVAVANSLVTAYEKAFNADSTSAFGGIVALNRALDSETAKALSKTFLECIVAPSCEPEAAQILKKKSNLRVLILPDLTQGPKETIKGIAGGFLVQTADDIVEQSTDWKVVTEKQPTPEELEELMFAWKVVKHVKSNAIVVTKNQTTLGVGAGQMNRVGSVEIALKQAGENAQGGVLGSDAFFPFDDSVRTAAAAGISAIVQPGGSMRDQDSIKAANELGLVMIFTGIRHFLH